The DNA region CCTCCCCGCATACCTTAACTAATTTGTAAAGAATATCCTCGTTAGTACGTGTATAGATAACTTTTTTTATTACTCTTAGTGCGTGTATagataacttttttttattattcttagTGCGTGTATAGATAACTTTTTTTATTACTGTTAGTACGCGTATAGATAAGTTTTTTTATTAGTTATTActgcaatttaaataaatacaaaaacaTTACCTTGAAGCAATCCTTTTTTCAGTTTAACTAATATACTAGTTGCAGGAGGCCCATGCTAAGtccgggcccaaactcaagataaaagTATATTACTTCCTCCGTTTAATTTATATGAAGATGTTATTATTTGGCGAGGcaagtaattttttcttttgattataattttctcaaacttcttaaaaatattttgaatcacaTCAGCTATATTAACTTGTAGAAAGACTTTTAGGTAGCTTTTCAATATGCATATTTTggtttaaaatatttgaagaatCTATACAAGAGGTCATGGACAAATTAAATGTTTGACCCTCGAACTCCGAACACCTTCAAATAATTTGGGACAAAGGAAGTAACTTATCTTAAATAAGTTCATGTGTCACATTTTCTACCGCGTAATTAATTTAATACCTTGAGCACAACCCTTAATAAATTAACTTTATCCTAAAAAGTAAGAGGTGTTTTTAATAAATCatccttaattaaataataCCTATTTGATACTCCCtgcgtcccaatttatgtgatatttttcacttttcgatagtcaatttgactaaatttgCAATTTTCAATGTgatattttaaaacaaatgaaaaatcttattatataaatttttccTCATATCAATTTATTGAAAAAATGTAGTTTAAATTGTTGATCAAAGTTCATGTAGTTTAAATCTCGAGAAgcaaaaagtatcacataaattgagataaagGGGAtgatctttaattatttaaaaattcacttatcaaaataagattaatttgaaagaaaagaattaaccttctagattatgaaaaaaaagaacttaGCTTGggttaaatataaaaactaaaagCACCATATAATATAAACTGGGAAAGGGTAATCTAATAAAGGGGGGAGAAGATATACTTAAAAAGTGAGTATACTACAACACCAATTAtaatcagtggcggagccacataaaGCCTAGGGGGTTCGACGAACTCCCTCGGaggaaaaaaacacttttttatgtatatatagtagatattgaaATTGCAGGCCAACCAGATgcttacttttttatattttgaacccctcggtggaaattctggctccgccactaaTTATAATATCTCGAAAGTTTTCCTCAGTTGTCAAATTATTTGATGTTAACAGATATAATGTCGAAATGAATCAAGGGGCAACATATAAAACGTTAAAAAAGGACAATATTAAATCTTAAAGTTGGACAAACACGTGTCACTTTTTAAATGTGGAACGCAAGGGAAATTAAACCAAAAGGTTGTTGGCTTTTTTGTAATTACACAAAATCTCTAAACAACTCAACAAAGAGGACAGCTCTCCCCCAAAGAAACCAACAGCTCTCTAAATTCCAAAATGCCATAATTAGCCCTGTGTGGACGACCAAAAGTGTCCTCtcgtatgtatattaaaaatctCGTTTGACTTACGGTATTAAACTCCGCATGATAATTACACACAACAAAACCATAAACCAACAAACACAAAGCATTTTTTAACTTCattgaaatttaaactctgttcccttattctttaaatttttttaaaaaaaataaccgCTACGCCACACTGTATTGTTCCTTAATATATTTGTTCTAAAAGAATGAGAAGGCCCATTCGATACATCCATCTTAACTATAGGACAACATATTatacaatcaaggtatgtaTGCTCTTTTTGTTACCATCGACCATAGAGATCATACACGGCAATCAACATTATTCATTCGTTGCTTCAAGCTAAGGTCTCTACACTTTCAACGAGACTGCTTAATTATTACTACAAATTATTCGAAGAATATGTAAATTACAGTGGATAAACAGCATAACATAGAAAATTTTTGGGCAATATATATAGCCCTAATTACCAAGTTGCTTACCCTTTTTAGATAGTTACATCGGACGTGTTTTCCTTGGAACCATGGATTCTTTTCTCAATGTCTTTGAGGAATTCACACATTGAATTGTGAGAGGAGTCTCCTACATTTAGTGCTTTCTCTGCACTCATCTTCAGCTTCTTCACATTTTCCCTcaattcctttccttctttataTTGCATTACCGTTCTCACCAATTTCTCTATTTCTTCCCTTTCCACCACTTTCTTAGTTGGTAACACCTTTGGCCTAACAGCCACTCCAAGTTCCTCGGCAAGCATAGTCGCATTTTGTCTTTGTTCAGCATATAACGGCCATGCAATCATTGGCACACCATTTGTTATACTCTCAATGCTCGAATTCCATCCACAGTGTGACAAAAATCCTCCAACTGATGGGTGGCTCAAAATTCCGGCTTGATCCGTCCACATCTGAATCACCAATCCAAAATCTTTCGTTCGACTTAGAAAACCTTCTGGCAAATACTCAGGAGTGCCATTGCCACATTTTCCCGTCGTGAAAAATGACTTGTCTGCACCGATCTCAGACGGTGGCCTTACAACCCAAACAAACTTCTGCTGGCTTAACTCCAACCCAAAAGCTAGTTCCGCTAATTGCTCTAATGAAAGGGTCCCACCACTCCCAAAAGATACGTATAGCACTGAAACAGGAGTTTGTTCGTCCAACCAATTGAGTACAAAGTTCCTATCGTCATCATCACTCCCTTCTATGATGATATGTTGGTTGTGTCTTCTTAACGGTCCAATCGGATAAACCGGTGAATTCACGATCTCTTTTAATATTTCATTTTCTCGAAGCGCTTTGAGTGAACCGGTCTCCACATCTTCCCAAGTGTTCATCAAGATCCCATCCGACAAACAGAACCCAGTCCCAAGTACTCTCATGTACTCGTGATAATCCTGATCGTTCCGGTCCAGCATTGGATCAACCACATCTTCCGGTCGAACCGGTTTGCAACCCGGGATTTTCAAGGGTTCGTCTTGCTCCACATATTGACCTTCAATTTCTTTGTCAAGAACAGGACAGTATACAGTCAAAGCAGTAAACCATGCAGTCGTTGGAATATACACATACTTaggtaatccaaattctttTGCAATTGGCAAAGCTTCAGTGCAGAAAAGGTCAACAATGAAAGCATCCAAAATATTCTTCTTGCCAAATATCGCGGGCCTAACAACAGGTAAAGTTTCACGTACAAGTACGCAAAGTTGATTGACCATTTTTGTGCTGGAATCGATAAGGTTGGAGATGTCTACAGCTGGTATTTCAACTATATTAATCAAATTTGAGCTGTTGGCAGATTTGAGAATCTCCGTTTCTGCCAGAGAGCTGCCGGAGGTAATAACAAAAATGGTGACAGAGACGTTATGGTGGGTGATGAGGCGGTTACCGAGGGCTAATACGGGGATGATATGGCCTAAGCCTGGACTTGAGAGTATACCAACATGAAGAACTTGTTGTGAGCTACACATTGTcacaatattattttctaagggaTTTGTGAATGGTACAGAGTAAAATGAGATGAGATGAAGGTATGAAAATGAGAACAGAATGAAAAAGTTGATTGTTGCGATTGATATACCTATAAAGCATTTTTATTGGTGACGTCTTATTTCTTGACGTGTATCAGTATATGTACATTGGCGACATGTGATAGGTTAGTCTGTTATAAATTTCAATGCGGTACGTAAGTAAATAATTTAttatcaacaataataacttaCTATATATACCTCAATTCTAAGTAAATTATTAAGATCAGTTTATATAACTTTTCATTCTTCATATCGCACCCGTTCAACTCTCTCAGCCCGTTATGAACAATTCATCTACCTGCTAAAAACAATTGAAGACTAAGACTAAATAGACAGGGgatatatttcttttctttatttaataaGCATTAGTTTCAACATGTCTGTTTTTGGTCATTTAAAATTAAGTTGAGGGCAGTTTCCGCCTTTTGCTTATAAGCTGGGTATCGGAGGATGTTCACGTGGTTATTATTCCAACAGCCACAACGGACCGACCTACAAAACGATATTTCTGTCAACTTCTGTTCTTTTCTAATTTGTTCATTCTCTTTTAACTTGGTGGCCTATGCCCGTGCTGCACACGGGCCCAATACTTCGGATTatagtgtatttatatatatgtaattatgtttaggtagtgataatatatatatatatatatatatagtatgttcaaaatacgattaatataacatcaGTAGTTTTAcattccgtatctaaaactttattatattcgtaGCAGtactatttaaaatttattaatacttttaaaagagaagacttgtttaaaaggaaactattttctcctttgagataaaataatagcaatatttaagatcgatttgatactttcaattttaattcgattaatttaaaggtgtaaaatacttattattttttatcaaattttgatttggataattctaattcaaattattaaattaattttacatgtttaaaacgaaacaaagtagaaattgattttctatttaaacgaagaaatgctattttttaatttttggtaaatattctcggtttagctcattttacttgtcatgttgtgttttgcatggttttttaaggaaacgtgaattagaattataatttgactaatttaccttattcattatttgatcttcatttgatattaatctcttttcatatttattagagtaagaataaaaataaaaaagtaattaaattgtattttattttttaaatatatatattttagtatatttattttagtaaacataacaaataaatgacatggcggaatagcaaatacagcaattaaatattttgaagaaaagtaataatatgaggtccatgttttttaatgtgcaataatttcatttgctttcACTAATGGGTTAATatgcatgtggcaatgaatccactattattgacttgatggggatactttgggaattacatgaacaTTGTTTGACTTTTTAATATATGGGGTGCAcgcatttttttgtttgtttttgacgttgctttttttttttttttttaatatggggtccactttttttttcatgagtttggagagggtgaggtctacctttttttttttttttttttttgttttaatatttCTTGGCATTTTTAGTGTGGggtctaccttttttttttttttttttttttttaagagtgactgacgacgaagcatgggtaaaccgatgcttctatatagtagaaaaatagaaatataataaagtatttctatctactttttagaagagttggtaatataaagtataaaacgtcatttttttgcccttaaataaaaaagtgggtgggatcacaaaagatttttttgcccttaaataaaaagtGGAACCGAACACGGATGACGATCTTGCCTCTATAAACCagctcttctatatagtagtaatagtaaagtaatacatataatttttttatcaaattttgatttgaataattctaattcaaattattatattaattttacatgtttaaaatgaaacaaagtagaaatttgattttctatttaaatgaagaacttctattttttattttttagtaaatattttttgtttaactcattttacttgtcatgttgttttttacacgtttttttaaggaaacgtcaattagaattataatttcattaatttaccttattaattatttgatctccatttaatactattttttcttttatgacattaatctcttttcacatttattagagtaaggaaaaaatgaaaaagtaattaaattctatcttattttaatatataagtattttaagtattttactgtacaataattttatttgctcccactaatgggttgatacgcatgtggcaatgaatccatcattattgatttaattgtttgattttttaatataggatgcactattttttttttaacattgtttggttttttaatatgggattcactttttttttttaatattgcttaattttgttaatatgaggtccactttttttttcccgtgagtttggagttggtgggttccacttttttttcttctctcttttttttttttttttttaatactggttggtgtttaatatgaggctcacattttttttttaatattagttgttgtttaatatatatggggcccacatttaaaaaaaaaaattggaacggacgacatttaatattattttttcttttatgacattagtctcttttcacatttattagagtaagaaaaaaatgaacaagtacTTAAactctatcttattttaatatataagtattttaagtatgtcattgcataataatttcatttgctcccactaatgggttgatacgcatgtggcaatgaatctatcattattgatttaattgtttgatttttttaatataggatgcactttttttttttaatattgcttgattttgttaatatggggtctacttttttttcccatgagtttggaggtggtgggtttcacctttttttcttctctctttttttttaatactggttggtgtttaatatggggcccacatttttttttaatatttagttgttgtttaatatatatggggcccataacttttttttaatattagttattgtttaatatatatggggcccacattttttttttttttaattggaacGGACGACGAAAAAGTGAGCCCaaccggctcttctatatagtacaAATACAAATTTTACTTTTCTGATTTGTTCATTCTCTTTTAATTTGGACTCATCATTAGTTTTCTTTTGGAGGAATATAGGATCTAGGACAAAAATCTTTAGTATGTTATCGTTACACCCTGTTAATTTCTAAAAAGTTAATGGTTCTTTCGGCTTGAATTTTCTATGATTTTAAGGTTCAAATAGAGATCATGACCTTGAGAAAACTCTTTTACATTCTCTGTTTCaatcacttttaaaaaaaaattcaacttcgACTTGGATCGACGtcatataaatatttttctatctaataaattgaaaaacataGTGTTTGAGATATAAATTTGATAATCATATACTGATTCTCAGTTTACTTCCTCCTTCCTTTTGCTCTCCACATTTTCAGAGGTAATCCTTTTTTATTATATGCAatttcataccaaaatagaagctaaataaaaaataacggTTCCAACATTCACAATAGTGGGCCAATGCTGGCATGGGCCATACTCACCTAGTATTTCAATATAATGAACAATTCATCGACCTGTTCAAAAGAATTGAAGATTGATCAAGTTTTATGTAGCCAAAAGTACTTATGATCGAAAATTGACCCATCTTTTACGAATAAATAAGTGTTTTTGGTCGTCAGGCAGTACTCCTTGAGGtaatttgacaaagatgaataAATTACGAAAATTTGCTTGGTTAAATTTTTGTCCTCTGCGATCATTTGCGGCCAATCCTTACTACTAACCACCTCCACCCCCACAACTAGCACCGCCGCCAACTACTACCAAAACATCGTTAACCACCACCAACTACTAACATCAACCAACTCCACCATCACAATCAGCACCCCTCTTCCAACCGTCAGTCACTACAACAGTACCAATCACTACAACACCAGCGACTTCCACCATCACAACTATCACCACCACTATTACTATAGCCACTAACACCATCACCACCATAACTACAAACCATCTCCACCATCACAAGCGAacataaatatttcattttaatcaataatgattttattctaTCAAATTAATATATCTATTCTATCTATTCTAatataattacttttttatttgaagtGTATATTTACTATAATTACAAATATATAAAGTATGCACATTCAAGTGTTGAAAACTAATCTTGctcattcagtgttcagattTAGAAACAATATCTTAATTATTTAGATGTGCATTTAGATTCAGATGCtataattttaatgaaaacaaatgaggcatAAGTTGACAGCCTGTTACTTATACCAATCCTAGATGACAGAAAATGCACGGGTTAGGTCTGTATTATTAGCCTCGCCACAACCCAGGCCAGAAATGACAAAACTAAGGGAGTAAATCTGAAGTTGAGATACTAAAAACAAGTCAATGAAAAGTGTtcctctatttatttattttcttgtaagGGTGGTGGACAAACCACCACGCCCCTTAATTAGTTTATAAACTATACTCCCCTCAGTGcatgtattaatttttttggggttaaaGTACCCTATTAGGCAGGGTAAGTATTGGTACATCATGTATTGGATAAAGTTTTTCTATAAAATATAgataagttcaagaaaaatatcacatataagtaATTGTTTTTTCTGTGCAAAGATCTATCTCGTTTGATTTACGGTATATTAAATTCCACATGATTGTTCCTACATAACTAAACTATAATATCTCATGACTCATTTCAATTTTATTAACCGTTATGTAACCCTGTATTGTTCCTAAATTTATTTGCTCAAAGTGGATGAGAAGAACCGTCCGGAAAATGCATGTTAAAATTATATACAGGACAATATATTAATTCAACCAATGTACGCTTTTTCCGTTACCTTGCGTACCATCGACCTATGATCATGCCTGTGCTAGTACATATacttttataattttctttcGCCACTTGTATACCAAGTTTAATTGTGAAGATTTGCAAGTTATATAAAGGAGAGAAATATCAACCCAAGCAATTAGATTGCTTATTACAAATTATTCGAAGCATACTGTAAATAATTACAATACATAAAGTGCATAACACAGATTATTTTAGGCCGATATATTAGCCTTTATTACCAATCTGCTCAACCCTTTTAGACAGTTTCCTAACACATATTTTTCTTGTAACCAAGCATTTGTGATTCCTGTTAATCAAATAGTAATCTGTTTACATAAACTAAAGAACAATATGTTTATTTCGAGCCCACAGAAAAACTATGTTTCCTTAAAgaatttaatcccctcacaGTTGCCAAAGGTTTGGATTAATTCTTCCCAGGATAGAACGAAATTTTATTCTGCAATACCGGCAATGGAAATTGCAGAAGTTCGGTTTGGATTAATTCTTCCCAGGATAGAACGAAATTTTATTCTGCAATACCGGCAATGGAAATTGCAGAATTTCAGCGAACTCAACGAATGGTAGTAATCACACGACACTTACtgttttcttgttttgaaaCGAATGCAGTATGAGGGGAAAGGAAATTGCGCAAGAATGCAGTATGAGGGGAAAGGAAATTGCGCAAATTTATAGCCTGTTATTTTGATCTGAATAGGTGTGAAAGTGCCTGTTCGGTGAAGGAGATGACCGaaatttaatgaattaagttaaatTTCGCGTGAATTAATTAATATCCGGATTGGAAATATTAAGTAACGAAAATGGAAATAATATCAATtagatcatttgaccaaatccgagcggagcgacgacgacggcgcgaggggTGATCCTCTTCTCAACCCTTTATGAGCTAGAGAATGTGTTGCTTAATATAAGCACACACATAACACTTTCAACCACCAATGTGGGAGAAGTGTTCATTTGAAAGGTTGTTtttcaaactttcatttccctCCACTTTtgtttccctccatttcccaaTTCATACTTCACCTTTAAAATCCCTCACTTAATGCATTCGTAGACTTTAAACTTAACAGCATTCTCTTCTGAATGTCTTTGAGGACTTCACACATGGAATCATGAGGTGAGCCTCCTATACTTAGCGCTTTTTCTGCACTCATCTGGAGTTTCTTCAGCT from Lycium ferocissimum isolate CSIRO_LF1 chromosome 2, AGI_CSIRO_Lferr_CH_V1, whole genome shotgun sequence includes:
- the LOC132048285 gene encoding anthocyanidin 3-O-glucosyltransferase 5-like, with the translated sequence MCSSQQVLHVGILSSPGLGHIIPVLALGNRLITHHNVSVTIFVITSGSSLAETEILKSANSSNLINIVEIPAVDISNLIDSSTKMVNQLCVLVRETLPVVRPAIFGKKNILDAFIVDLFCTEALPIAKEFGLPKYVYIPTTAWFTALTVYCPVLDKEIEGQYVEQDEPLKIPGCKPVRPEDVVDPMLDRNDQDYHEYMRVLGTGFCLSDGILMNTWEDVETGSLKALRENEILKEIVNSPVYPIGPLRRHNQHIIIEGSDDDDRNFVLNWLDEQTPVSVLYVSFGSGGTLSLEQLAELAFGLELSQQKFVWVVRPPSEIGADKSFFTTGKCGNGTPEYLPEGFLSRTKDFGLVIQMWTDQAGILSHPSVGGFLSHCGWNSSIESITNGVPMIAWPLYAEQRQNATMLAEELGVAVRPKVLPTKKVVEREEIEKLVRTVMQYKEGKELRENVKKLKMSAEKALNVGDSSHNSMCEFLKDIEKRIHGSKENTSDVTI